The following proteins are co-located in the Pomacea canaliculata isolate SZHN2017 linkage group LG10, ASM307304v1, whole genome shotgun sequence genome:
- the LOC112574262 gene encoding phospholipid phosphatase-related protein type 5-like has protein sequence MLSPIQVSMSTISEDQNYNNEPMAYEFPDGHAGSRPFSMSEASDFGSPWRRGHRQGILICVTFAIEFLLLIFVIIIEYFLRWTDAFPLRRQNFSCSDPEISCSSHDQQLMADFAFGANVPDSVIYVLSFCVPGFVVFIGELGLCTFSEGQQKSVRLVNRDCKVPQVGRRLLRFLGVFLFGIFALMLFVDVTKLLIGRLRPDFLHTCRVNVALCNTSLSSGLSLDDSACLNTDTTEIRAARTSFPSLTSALTSYAAIFLSVYVHGALRCHVVRILRAFLVLVFIMLSLLSGLAEVGRCHSHWTDVAVGFGVGVVMSTYLTVAVLNQFREHVTQTEMLHMLRLFMADHCMPFYEDKAHLARPSDPLTSMHIPRPHLPPGHIPGHLRRSESPKSQRRRNQSTFQRDLSQSVDYYRRHHPYLQGAAAHM, from the exons ATGCTGAGCCCAATACAAGTGTCAATGTCGACAATAAGCGAGGACCAAAATTACAACAACGAGCCTATGGCGTACGAGTTCCCGGATGGCCATGCGGGGTCACGACCTTTCAGCATGTCCGAAGCTTCTGACTTTGGATCACCATGGCGTCGAGGACATCGCCAGGGCATTCTTATTTGTGTGACCTTCGCCATCGAGTTTCTTCTTCTAATCTTCGTTATTATTATCGAATACTTCCTCAG GTGGACTGATGCCTTTCCATTGCGACGTCAGAACTTCTCGTGCTCAGACCCCGAGATCTCGTGCTCGTCTCATGACCAGCAGCTGATGGCCGACTTCGCGTTTGGCGCCAACGTGCCTGACAGTGTCATCTACGTGCTGAGTTTTTGTGTACCCGGCTTTGTG GTGTTCATAGGTGAGCTGGGCTTGTGCACGTTTTCTGAAGGCCAACAGAAGAGCGTGCGTCTGGTGAACAGGGACTGCAAGGTGCCGCAGGTCGGCCGCCGCCTGCTGCGCTTTCTGG GTGTTTTTCTGTTTGGAATCTTCGCCTTAATGTTGTTTGTTGACGTCACTAAACTCCTCATCGGCCGGCTACGGCCGGATTTTCTACACACGTGTCGCGTAAATGTCGCCTTGTGTAACACCAGCCTTAGCTCCGGCCTGTCCCTGGATGACAGCGCCTGCCTCAACACAGACACAACCGAGATCCGCGCTGCCAG AACTTCTTTCCCAAGTCTCACATCCGCCCTGACATCATACGCAGCCATCTTTCTATCG gtgtACGTTCACGGCGCGCTGCGCTGTCACGTTGTGCGCATCCTGAGGGCCTTCCTCGTCCTGGTCTTCATCATGCTGTCCCTCCTGAGTGGGCTGGCGGAGGTGGGGCGTTGCCATAGCCACTGGACTGACGTGGCCGTGGGCTTCGGTGTGGGCGTCGTCATGTCTACGTACTTG actgTGGCAGTTCTCAACCAGTTCCGGGAGCACGTCACACAGACGGAGATGTTGCACATGTTGCGGTTGTTCATGGCAGATCACTGCATGCCATTTTATGAG GACAAAGCGCACCTGGCACGGCCTTCCGACCCTTTGACGTCCATGCACATACCCCGTCCACATCTACCACCCGGCCACATACCCGGCCACCTGCGTCGATCCGAGTCACCAAAATCACAGCGTCGCCGGAACCAAAGTACTTTCCAGAGAGACCTGTCTCAGAGTGTGGACTACTACCGGCGCCATCATCCTTACCTTCAGGGTGCCGCCGCCCACATGTGA